ATACCGACGCCGAGGGTCGCTTGATCCTGTGTGATGCTTTAACTTATGTTGAGCGCTTCAAGCCTAAAGCGGTGATTGATGTAGCCACCTTAACTGGCGCCTGCATCATTGCATTGGGCCATGTGCATAGCGGAGTATTTTCTGATGACGAGGGTTTAGTTAATTCACTCACGAAGGCAGGCCACGCCTCATTAGATACTGTATGGCGTTTGCCTTTGGATGCGGCCTATCACGAACAGTTGAAATCGAACTTTGCAGATGTAGCCAATATTGGTGGACGTCCAGCAGGTAGTGTGACCGCAGCCTGTTTCTTATCGCGCTTCACCGAAAAATACAAATGGGCTCACTTGGATATCGCCGGCACCGCTTGGAAGAGTGGCGCTGCCAAAGGTTCAACTGGACGCCCAGTTCCCTTGCTCGTGAATTATTTGCTAGAGCAAAAGTAATTCATGGCTCGGATTGATTTTCATAGCAACGTGAGCGATAAGCTGGAGTACGCTTGTCGCTTAACGCGCAAGATCTGGAGTGCCACACCTGCTGGCGAGCCTGTGCGCAATATCGTGATGGTGGGCGAGAAAGCGGATCTCAAAAAGTTGGATGAATTACTGTGGGCATTTAGTGCAACGGATTTCTTGCCACATTGCTTGATTGAAGATGAAACAGCAATCGATACACCTATTTTGCTGACAGATGATTTTCTGTCACCCGCTTTATCCCACCTTCCTCATGCAGATGTGTTGATCCATTTGGGAATGCGTATGCCATCTGACGTTCCAGGTTTACTTGCTCGCTTTCCTCGCATCGTTGAGGTTGTGACTGTTGACGAAGCAGAGCGCCTTGCTGGTCGTGAACGTTACAAAGCCTATCGTGACTTAGGTCACGAGCTGCATAACTTCGATCAATCTAAAGCGGGATGATGATTAGTCTCTCAGTATGTTGATTCATCCCGAATTTGATCCTGCTGTCATTCGCATTGGCTCATTTGCCATCCACTGGTATGGCTTGATGTATCTCTTGGCGTTTACTCAATTCTTATTGCTGGGTCGTTTGCGTATTCGCATTCCGCGATACCAATCTTTGGGTTGGTCGTATAAAGACCTTGAAGATCTTTTGTTTGTTGGTGTCTTAGGCGTGGTGCTTGGTGGGCGTTTGGGTTACACCTTGTTCTATATGCCAGGCTACTACTTTGCAAATCCTCTGAGTGTCTTCAAGATTTGGGAAGGCGGCATGTCTTTTCATGGCGGGCTCCTGGGCGTTTTGCTTGCTTTATTTTGGTTTGCCTATCGCCGTAAGGTTTCATTCTTTGTTGTCAGTGATTTAGTTGCGCCACTGGTTCCATTTGGCTTGGCGTTTGGTCGCTTGGGTAATTTTATTAATGGCGAGCTGTGGGGAAGGCCGACAGACTTACCTTGGGCTATGGTTTTCCCAATGGTTGACTCAATTCCCCGTCACCCCTCTCAGATTTACCAGTTTTTCGGTGAGGGGATTTGCTTGGGCATCATCCTTTGGATCTATTCCAGTAAGCCGCGCAGGGTGGGGCAGATTTCAGGTTTATTTTTGCTGGGTTACGGAGTTTGCCGTTTCTTGGCAGAATTTGCCCGCGAGCCTGACGCTTTCTTGGGGCTCCTTGGTCTTGGTCTTTCCATGGGTCAGTGGCTTTCTGCGCCCATGATCATTTTCGGAATTTACCTTATAGTGAGAGTAAATACGAAAACAGGCGCTTATCAGTAGTTAAAAATCCTATTTTCTGGGTCTTTTGTAGTTAATTTCTCGAAGTTAACTGGATTGCTCGGAAAAGCAGTGAAATTCCACTGAATCTGCCTAATTTCAGACTATCTCTACCTCAATCGAAAGTAATTCATGCTGGAAAAGCTCACTAAAGCTCGAAATTTGTCTAAGGCAAATAACGCCATCAAGCGTTTGATATCGGAGCGAGGAGAATCGAATGCGCTCAGCATGGCAGATGACGTGGTTAACAACTACCGTAAGTTGTCAAAAGATCAATACGTCTCATTTTTTACTTTTTTGTTTGAGAAGCTTAATCCTCAAGCTGATGCAGTGCTGAAAGCGGCGCAAAATTTTGTAGCTGACTCTAATGCACGTAATTACATCCAGTTGCAAAAAGTGTCTGAATCTCCTCGTCAAGAATTCTTCCGCCGCTTAAATCGTGCCAGCCACGGTACTGCAGCTGTAGTGCAAATGCGCCGTGATTTATTGCAGCTATTAGATAAAAAGCCTGAGTTAGCTGCTGTGGATTTTGATATGCGCCACTTACTGTCTTCTTGGTTTAATCCGGGGTTTCTGAAGATGCATCAGGTTGACTGGAAGTCCCCTGCAGAGGTGCTTGAGAAGCTAATTCAACATGAGGCAGTGCATGCCATTGATGGTTGGGATGACCTGCGCCGCCGCCTGCAGCCTGATCGTCGTTGCTTTGCCTTCTTTCATCCACAACTTCCCAGTGAGCCCCTCATTTTTGTGGAGGTGGCGCTCCTACCTGAGATTCCAACGGTGATCACACCATTGGTTAATAAAAAAGCAGAAACAGTAGATCAGGCCTCCCAATACAAAGTCGCCGTTTTTTATTCGATTAGCAATTGCGAGTCTGGACTTCGCGGTGTGTCGATGGGTAACTTTTTAATTAAGCGGGTAGCCGAGCAGTTGCATGCCGAGTTCCCTGGAATAAAAACTTTTGTGACTTTGTCGCCTATTCCAGGATTCATGGATTGGGTGGCTGCTGGTGCGAATTTAGGTGATGGTGTCCCAGCTGATAGATTGAAGCCAAACCTCAGGGTGGCGCGAGATGCTGCTTTAGCCGTACTGGGGCTTGAGAGTCAATCCTGGAGTGAGAGATTGTCAGGTGGGTGGCATCCCGATCTAGCTTCCGAAAAAGAAAAAACGGCTTTATTGAGTTTGGCGAGTATGTATTTAGGCTTGGCCTCTACCGGGCGCGATGGTAACCCAGTGGCGAAGTTTCATTTGGGTAATGGTGCCAAATTGCATCTAGTGAACTGGGCGGGCGATCTATCACGCAAAGGC
This genomic stretch from Polynucleobacter corsicus harbors:
- a CDS encoding DNA polymerase III subunit chi; this encodes MARIDFHSNVSDKLEYACRLTRKIWSATPAGEPVRNIVMVGEKADLKKLDELLWAFSATDFLPHCLIEDETAIDTPILLTDDFLSPALSHLPHADVLIHLGMRMPSDVPGLLARFPRIVEVVTVDEAERLAGRERYKAYRDLGHELHNFDQSKAG
- the lgt gene encoding prolipoprotein diacylglyceryl transferase; the protein is MLIHPEFDPAVIRIGSFAIHWYGLMYLLAFTQFLLLGRLRIRIPRYQSLGWSYKDLEDLLFVGVLGVVLGGRLGYTLFYMPGYYFANPLSVFKIWEGGMSFHGGLLGVLLALFWFAYRRKVSFFVVSDLVAPLVPFGLAFGRLGNFINGELWGRPTDLPWAMVFPMVDSIPRHPSQIYQFFGEGICLGIILWIYSSKPRRVGQISGLFLLGYGVCRFLAEFAREPDAFLGLLGLGLSMGQWLSAPMIIFGIYLIVRVNTKTGAYQ
- a CDS encoding malonyl-CoA decarboxylase produces the protein MSKANNAIKRLISERGESNALSMADDVVNNYRKLSKDQYVSFFTFLFEKLNPQADAVLKAAQNFVADSNARNYIQLQKVSESPRQEFFRRLNRASHGTAAVVQMRRDLLQLLDKKPELAAVDFDMRHLLSSWFNPGFLKMHQVDWKSPAEVLEKLIQHEAVHAIDGWDDLRRRLQPDRRCFAFFHPQLPSEPLIFVEVALLPEIPTVITPLVNKKAETVDQASQYKVAVFYSISNCESGLRGVSMGNFLIKRVAEQLHAEFPGIKTFVTLSPIPGFMDWVAAGANLGDGVPADRLKPNLRVARDAALAVLGLESQSWSERLSGGWHPDLASEKEKTALLSLASMYLGLASTGRDGNPVAKFHLGNGAKLHLVNWAGDLSRKGLRQSAGLMVNYLYDLGSVEDNHERFANGEIVYSRAVGKLMAP